A single window of Cryptococcus depauperatus CBS 7841 chromosome 2, complete sequence DNA harbors:
- a CDS encoding lipoyl(octanoyl) transferase: MSRSLQRHLFSTSSRLFASKSPALCSSSTNAAPTLSSIRYHIFKEPLPYPVGLKLQNDIIDARLEAKLKDPIGSRGIGDVILLLEHLPTYTTGRRDNTPNPDELHPEEKKVQNVGASFFITKRGGQVTYHGPGQLVGYPILDLNVMETPTRCYVEYLQAMLKEYVCDATGLDTILAPHPEGHVGVFSSPTEKVASIGIHLRHRITSHGFAMNITPEPISWFDLVMACGLADVRAVSLHGLSAQSFVRDGIIPPTYPTVQEVASALLPRFGDMFGREMRPLDEEGTGEVSQIFHLVKEAENRAREENATHGGWLSKPDLTGRYTPL; encoded by the exons aTGTCTCGTTCTCTGCAAcgtcatctcttttcaacttcCTCTAGACTCTTTGCCTCGAAAAGCCCAGCTCTGTGCTCGTCGTCGACAAACGCAGCGCCGACTTTATCTTCCATTCGGTATCACATTTTCAAAGAACCCTTACCATATCCTGTGGGATTGAAACTGCAAAACGACATTATAGACGCAAGACTTGAAGCAAAATTAAAAGATCCCATAGGTAGTAGAGGTATAGGTGATGTGATTCTCTTGTTGG AACACCTTCCTACGTATACCACTGGGCGAAGAGACAATACTCCAAATCCTGACGAGCTGCATcctgaagaaaaaaaggtgCAAAATGTCGGCGCAAGCTTCTTTATCACCAAGAGGGGAGGTCAAGTCACCTACCACGGTCCTGGCCAGCTTGTCGGATACCCCATATTAGATCTCAATGTGATGGAA ACACCTACAAGATGTTATGTTGAGTATCTTCAAGCAATGCTGAAAGAATACGTTTGTGACGCTACCGGTCTAGACACTATCCTCGCTCCTCATCCAGAAGGGCATGTTGGTGTATTCTCTTCACCTACAGAGAAG GTCGCTTCGATAGGTATCCATCTCCGTCATCGTATTACATCACACGGCTTTGCCATGAACATCACTCCTGAGCCAATATCTTGGTTTGATTTAGTCATGGCTTGCGGTCTTGCCGACGTCCGAGCAGTATCGCTACACGGTCTCTCGGCTCAATCATTTGTCAGAGATGGGATAATCCCACCGACCTATCCTACCGTTCAGGAGGTTGCAAGCGCACTCTTACCTCGATTTGGAGATATGTTTGGGAGAGAGATGAGGCCACTTGACGAGGAAGGCACTGGAGAGGTTAGCCAGATATTTCACTTGGTTAAAGAAGCGGAAAATCGAgcgagagaagaaaacgcCACTCATGGAGGATGGCTTTCAAAGCCTGATTTGACTGGGCGTTATACACCGCTATGA
- a CDS encoding spermidine synthase translates to MAPLTHPNIVDGWFREINTQWPGQAMTLKVKQILHIEKSLFQDVLVFASETYGNVLVLDGVIQCTERDEFSYQEMITHLPMASHPKPENVLVIGGGDGGVIREVLKHKSVKKVTLCDIDEAVIRVSKQWLPSMSVCYKDSRVEVHIGDGFEFLPAHKNEYDVIITDSSDPVGPAEALFKPPYFQLLKDALKEDGHLSTQAECLWVHLPLIKQLKETCKKLFPVVNYGITAIPTYPCGQIGIMVCSKKAGRDVSVPLHPVPETKYYNSDLHRAAFVIPEFGRAMLEDGVNVMPKLSEKQNAPATTKKKVLLLGSGLVASPCAEYITGHNHELTVGCRTLENAEKLCHGLPNATPMAIDVTSADALRQAMRGHDIVVSLIPYTYHVKVMEAALEEKVHVVTTSYINPSMRALDQKFKDTGLICFNEIGLDPGLDHLYAVKVFDEVKRAGGKIKSFYSFCGGLVEPAAADNALGYKFSWSPAGVLMALNNDSKYLQDGKTVEVSGKDLMGTAKPYYFTPAYNLVAYPNRDSTVFKEYYGLDDVQNLCRGTMRYAGFCEVISAWKEIGLLDDTSVDYLANGAAPITWIQILSRLLSVEAKEAAIVEKLKTFKSFEKDYKILVTKCRDLGLFSEQQAAQRNSVMRSLSALLEEKCAIQEGEVDLVLLQHTFEIINADGTEQTVTSSLEAYGDRKGGSSAMAKLVGVPCGMAVQLILEGVLKRPGVHAPYDEETCALFRERLENNENIKMVEKVI, encoded by the exons atGGCCCCTCTCACTCATCCCAACATTGTCG ATGGCTGGTTTAGGGAGATTAACACTCAATGGCCAG GGCAGGCTATGACGCTCAA GGTGAAGCAAATCTTACACATTGAGAAATCTCTCTTCCAAGATGTTCTTGTCTTTGCATCTGAGACCTATGGCAAcgtccttgtccttgatgGTGTTATTCAGTGTACTGAGCGTGATGAGTTTTC TTATCAGGAGATGATCACCCATCTTCCCATGGCCTCTCATCCTAAACCCGAGAACGTCCTAGTTATTGGTGGCGGTGACGGAGGTGTAATCAGGGAGGTCCTCAAGCATAAGTCTGTCAAAAAGGTCACTCTCTGCGACATTGACGAG GCTGTCATCCGAGTCTCCAAGCAGTGGCTTCCCTCAATGTCCGTGTGCTACAAGGACTCTCGAGTTGAGGTTCATATTGGCGATGGCTTCGAGTTTTTGCCTGCTCACAAGAATGAGTATGATGTGATTATCACCGATTCTTCTGATCCTGTTGGTCCTGCCGAAGCTCTTTTCAAGCCTCCTTATTTCCAGCTTCTGAAAGACGCTCTAAAGGAAGACGGACATCTTTCTACTCAAGCAGAGTGCCTATGGGttcatcttcctctcatCAAACAGCTCAAGGAAACTTGCAAGAAGTTATTCCCCGTCGTAAACTACGGCATTACCGCCATTCCCACTTACCCTTGTGGTCAAATAGGTATCATGGTTTGCTCAAAGAAAGCTGGCCGTGACGTTTCTGTCCCATTGCATCCTGTTCCCGAAACCAAGTATTACAACTCTGACCTCCACCGTGCTGCTTTCGTTATCCCCGAATTTGGTAGAGCCATGCTTGAGGACGGCGTTAACGTGATGCCCAAGCTTTCTGAAAAACAGAATGCTCCTGCCACgaccaagaagaaagtTCTTCTCCTCGGTTCTGGTCTTGTTGCCAGCCCTTGTGCTGAATACATCACTGGACACAATCACGAGCTTACCGTTGGTTGTCGTACCCTTGAGAATGCCGAGAAGCTCTGTCATGGCCTTCCTAATGCCACACCTATGGCCATTGATGTGACCTCTGCTGACGCTCTCCGACAGGCCATGAGGGGTCATGACATTGTTGTTAGCTTGATTCCTTACACTTACCACGTCAAAGTCATGGAGGCCGCTCTTGAGGAGAAAGTCCATGTCGTCACCACCTCTTATATCAACCCTAGCATGCGTGCCCTTGACCAGAAATTCAAGGACACTGGTCTAATTTGTTTCAACGAAATTGGTCTCGATCCCGGACTTGACCACTTGTATGCTGTCAAGGTCTTTGATGAGGTTAAGAGGGCCGGTGGTAAAATCAAGAGCTTCTACAGCTTCTGCGGTGGTCTTGTTGAACCTGCT GCCGCTGATAACGCTCTTGGCTACAAATTCTCATGGTCTCCTGCCGGTGTGCTTATGGCCCTCAACAACGATAGCAAGTATCTCCAGGATGGCAAGACTGTTGAAGTTTCTGGCAAGGATCTCATGGGCACCGCCAAGCCATACTACTTTACTCCTGCGTACAATCTTGTTGCCTACCCCAACCGTGATTCTACAGTCTTTAAGGAGTACTATGGTTTGGACGATGTTCAGAATTTGTGCCGAGGTACTATGAGGTACGCTGGCTTCTGTGAAGTTATCAGTGCTTGGAAGGAAATTGGATTGTTGGACGACACCTCTGTAGACTATCTTGCTAACGGCGCCGCTCCCATCACCTGGATTCAGATTCTTTCCAGGCTTCTCAGTgtggaggcaaaagaagc TGCTATCGTTGAGAAGCTCAAAACCTTCAAGTCATTCGAGAAAGACTACAAGATTCTTGTCACCAAATGCCGAGATCTCGGTTTATTCTCTGAGCAGCAGGCCGCTCAACGAAACTCTGTTATGCGCTCACTCTCTGCacttcttgaagaaaaatgTGCTATTCAAGAAGGCGAAGTTGACCTTGTGTTGTTGCAACACACTTTTGAAATTATTAATGCCGATGGCACTGAG CAAACTGTGACATCTTCTCTTGAGGCTTATGGCGATAGGAAGGGCGGATCATCTGCTATGGCTAAACTTGTTGGC GTTCCTTGCGGCATGGCCGTACAACTCATTCTTGAAGGCGTTCTCAAGCGGCCCGGTGTCCATGCTCCTTACGACGAAGAGACTTGCGCCTTATTCCGTGAACGACTTGAGAACAACGAGAATATCAAGatggttgaaaaggttATCTAA